The nucleotide sequence GAGCGTATCAATAGAGCCGAGGAAACCCGCCACAGAATACGCGGCGATATCCAAAACCTTCATTTCCCAGGCAAAATAACCGATGACGACAATGACTGCCCAAGCGATCGGCAGAACCTTCTTCGCTGACATGTTGAACACAACGGTCAGCACGATGGTCAGCAGAATAGGTACTGCTGCGAGCAAAGCTAACATGAATTTCAACTCCTATCCAGTTTTCAAAGATTCGGGACAACTTGCGTCCCTAAGCGTCGCAGTCGTTTCGACGCTTCCCGCAGGCTGTCTGCAGGAAGCATCGAACGCTGCTGAACTTTTACATCAATCTCATCTTCCCCTTGCCGCGATATTTTCCGCAAGAATATCGGCGACATGCTTGATCTTGATGTTCGGCGCCTGTTTGTCGAGACCGCCGCCGATCTGCATCATGCAGGCCGGGCAAGCGACCGCGCAAACTTCAGCGCCCGTGTTCTTGATGTTGTTGACCTTCTTCTCAAGCAGCGGCATCGAGATCTCAACGTACTTGACGCCGAAGGCGCCCGCCATGCCGCAGCAGTGGTCGGCGTCCTTCATCTCGACGAAGTCGATGCCCGGCGTTGCCTCCAGAAGCGCGCGCGGCTCCTTGTAGATGCCGAGACCGCGGCGGATGTGGCACGAATCGTGGTACGTGACCTTCTGTCCACCGGCAGCCGAAGGCATCAGGCGGCCTTCCTTCTCATAGAGCTCCGCGACGAGGCTCGTGAACTCGCGAACCTTGCTTGAGAACGTCTTGACCTTGGAGAGCATGGCAGGATCGTCCTCGAAGATCTCGACGTACGTCTTCTCCAAGGTTTCCGTGCAGGTCGGGCAAGCCGAGAAGATGGCATCGGGATTCGACGCGAGAAGCGCCTCGATGTTCTTCTTCGCGAGCTTCCTTCCCGTGTCACGGTCGCCCATGCCCATCGCAGGCTTGCCGCAGCAGCTCTGCTCCTGCGGGAAGGTCACGGCGACGCCGGCATCCTGCAGCACACGCACGGCATTGACTGCCGAGTCAGGGAAGACGAAGTCCATGTTGCAGCCCGTGAAGAAGACGACGCGCATCTTCGGATTCTGCGGGTTGTCCTTTTCGAGCGCCTTGGCGCGGTCGCGGAACGGCGTATCGGCGATGGCGGGCAGACTCCGGTTGTCCGTCATCTTCGCGAAGAACAGAGGCAGATGGCGGATGAATTTGCCGCTCGTCATCGGCTTCTGCGCCTTCGCGCCGATCCTCAGCAGCGTATGGAAGACCTTGCGGTTCGTGAGGATGTTCTGGAACACCGTCTTTTCTGCAAACGGCATGCCGTTTTCCTTCACGTTCCTCGAACGCAGCTCGTCGATGATGTCCGGGATGGGGATCTTGCCCGGGCAGATCTGCACGCACTTGCGGCAGCCTATGCAGAGATCGCTGAACTTCGAGAAATCCTTAAGACCGTTGTCCAAAAGACCCGTGAGAATCGCCCCGATGCCGCCAGAGTAAATATGCCCGTAGACGTTGCCGCCGACGAGTGTCCAAATCGGACAGACGTTGAGGCACGAGGCGCAGCGCACGCACTGATAGACCTCGTTGAGCTTGGGGTCACGCGCAGCTTCCAAACGGCCGTTGTCCAAGAGGATGACGTAGAGCTTGCGATCCTCCTCGACCCACTTGCCATCTTTCTTGTAGATGACGGGCGTCGGACCCGAGATGAACGTCTCGTAGCTCGTCGCTTTCTGGCACGTGCCGTTTCGCGGCAAGAGGCGCAGGATCTTAGAAATATCTTCAACCTTCGGGATGAGCTTCTCGTAGCCGATGAGGACGACGTTGATGCGCGGCAGAGTCGTCGCGATACGCGCATTTCCTTCGTTCGTCACGAGACCGGTCGCACCGTTCTCGGCGACGCCGAAGTTCGCGCCCGTGAAGCCGAGATCCGCCTGCATGAACTCTTCTCGCAGCACCTGGCGTGCCGTCTGAACCATGAAGGGGATGTCGCTCGGGATGTCCTTCTTCAACTCCTTGGAGAAGAAGCCCGCGCACTGCTCGCGATTCAAGTGAATCGCCGGCATGACCATGTGCGACGGGTGCTGTCCCGCGACGGAAAGCATCCATTCGCCCAAGTCCGTCTCACGGATGTGAATGCCGTGCGCCTCAATGTCTTCGTTGAGGCGGATTTCCTCACTCGCCATGGACTTCGACTTGACGATGCGCTTGACATTGTTCTCCTTGCAGATCTTGAGGAGATAGTCCTTGACCGCCTGGCCGTCCTTCGCACGGTAGACCACGCCGCCGCGCTCACGAACAGAAGCCTCGAACTGGTCGGCGAGCTGGTCGATGTGCTGTACGGCGTCGTGCTTCATCGCGCGCAGATCCTCGCGCAGAGCCTCGATGTCGTGACCTTCATACGACTTCAGGCGAGCGCCCGGATACTGCTCGGCGAATTTGCCGAGAGCGCCGCGAAGAATCGGATCTTCAAGCTTTTCATTGATTTCCTTGCGCAGATCGCGTGCCATCAGCCCTCACTCCCTTCCATGTTCTCGATTGCAATGACGAAGAAGCGGCTCGGGCCATGAACGCCGAGCGTCAGCACGCGCTCAATGTCCGCCGTACGCGACGGTCCCGTGATGAATCCAACATAACCGCGCTTGTAGACGCGCGAGATAATCTTCAAAGCCGTCGTGAGGTTTTCCGTCATATAGTTCGCATTGACGTATACGGCATGTACCGGTGGCAGCATGCCCGTGACGCGCGCCTCGTAGGAGTAAGTATCGACACAGACGCCGCCCGTCTCGCCGACGCCGAACTCCGCAACCGAAAGACCGAGGTCGGCCGTCGGCGCATGTTCCGCAATCTCGAACTTTTCCGTATAAATCGGCACTTCGGGCGTGGAAAGCTCCTCGTAGATCTTCTTGATGCCCGCATTGTTGTCGCCGCACGTCGCGATGACCTTCTTGCATTCGAACTCCTTCATGAGTTCTGCCGTCTTCGCCTTCGCCGCTGCCAGATCCTTCACGCGAAAGACTTCCGCAGCAGCCAACGTGGCGTTTTTCTCAAAATCGTCCCAATATTTCGCATCGATGAGTTTGTCATCGAACGCTTCCTTGGGCCAATCCTGACAGATTTTCAGCATGGTCCATCCCCCTTGATTAAATTGTCTTAAAAATAAATAGTATATATTATTTCTTAAGAAATCCCCTTCTCCCGTGCTTGCCGCTCAAGATCGTGCAGGAGGCGGCCCGCACGGCGCTTTTCACAGCAAGGCGGGAAAAGGGGGCTTTCATAAGCTGGATTGTCTGTCGGGAAGCGCTGCTTTCAGCTGCAGCTTCCACAAAATTTCATCATTCAGTCACCAAAGACGTAAATGCGTCTTGACGGCAGATTCTCAGAAAAGCTTCGTCGGGTTCAGGATGCCCTTCGGGTCGAAGGCCTTCTTGATGCCGCGCATGAGCTCGATCTTCTCAGGCGCATAGTTCTCACCCATGTAGGACATCTTTGCAAAGCCGATGCCGTGCTCGCCGGAAACGAGACCCTTGAGTTCACGAGCCTTCTTATACATGCGGTCCATGGCCCCTTCAAGGTTCTTCTTCCACTCTGCGTCGTTCATGTCGTCGCGCAGGATGTAGATATGGAGGTTGCCGTCGCCCGCATGGCCGAAGCTCTTGATGCGGATGCCCATATCCTCGCGCACCTGATGCACATATTCAACGAACGTGTTGACGCAGTCACGCGGCACAACGCAGTCGACCTCGTCCATCTCCGTCGTCGAGCCTTTGATTGCCTCAAGGAACGCACCGCGCGTCTTCCAGATCGGCGTCTCGCGCTCTTCCGTATCGGCGATAAAGAGATCGATCGCGCCCTGGTCGAGGCAGATCTTCGCGATATCGTC is from Selenomonas sputigena ATCC 35185 and encodes:
- the ldhH gene encoding L-lactate dehydrogenase (quinone) large subunit LdhH; protein product: MARDLRKEINEKLEDPILRGALGKFAEQYPGARLKSYEGHDIEALREDLRAMKHDAVQHIDQLADQFEASVRERGGVVYRAKDGQAVKDYLLKICKENNVKRIVKSKSMASEEIRLNEDIEAHGIHIRETDLGEWMLSVAGQHPSHMVMPAIHLNREQCAGFFSKELKKDIPSDIPFMVQTARQVLREEFMQADLGFTGANFGVAENGATGLVTNEGNARIATTLPRINVVLIGYEKLIPKVEDISKILRLLPRNGTCQKATSYETFISGPTPVIYKKDGKWVEEDRKLYVILLDNGRLEAARDPKLNEVYQCVRCASCLNVCPIWTLVGGNVYGHIYSGGIGAILTGLLDNGLKDFSKFSDLCIGCRKCVQICPGKIPIPDIIDELRSRNVKENGMPFAEKTVFQNILTNRKVFHTLLRIGAKAQKPMTSGKFIRHLPLFFAKMTDNRSLPAIADTPFRDRAKALEKDNPQNPKMRVVFFTGCNMDFVFPDSAVNAVRVLQDAGVAVTFPQEQSCCGKPAMGMGDRDTGRKLAKKNIEALLASNPDAIFSACPTCTETLEKTYVEIFEDDPAMLSKVKTFSSKVREFTSLVAELYEKEGRLMPSAAGGQKVTYHDSCHIRRGLGIYKEPRALLEATPGIDFVEMKDADHCCGMAGAFGVKYVEISMPLLEKKVNNIKNTGAEVCAVACPACMMQIGGGLDKQAPNIKIKHVADILAENIAARGR
- a CDS encoding LutC/YkgG family protein, translating into MLKICQDWPKEAFDDKLIDAKYWDDFEKNATLAAAEVFRVKDLAAAKAKTAELMKEFECKKVIATCGDNNAGIKKIYEELSTPEVPIYTEKFEIAEHAPTADLGLSVAEFGVGETGGVCVDTYSYEARVTGMLPPVHAVYVNANYMTENLTTALKIISRVYKRGYVGFITGPSRTADIERVLTLGVHGPSRFFVIAIENMEGSEG